The following proteins come from a genomic window of Macadamia integrifolia cultivar HAES 741 chromosome 14, SCU_Mint_v3, whole genome shotgun sequence:
- the LOC122061462 gene encoding protein LATERAL ORGAN BOUNDARIES-like isoform X1, giving the protein MASSSSSGSPCAACKFLRRKCMPGCIFAPYFPPEEPQKFANVHKIFGASNVTKLLNELPPHQRDDAVNSLAYEAEARMKDPVYGCVGAISVLQNQVQRLQKELDAANADLIRYACSEIPAPLPAHRSADFGRRVGDGGEGSFYQASSGFPLPYPPPTWPDNPSGDDS; this is encoded by the coding sequence ATGGCTTCATCAAGCTCTTCTGGGTCACCATGTGCAGCCTGTAAGTTCTTAAGAAGGAAATGCATGCCCGGTTGCATCTTTGCACCCTATTTCCCTCCCGAAGAGCCACAGAAATTCGCGAATGTCCACAAGATCTTTGGTGCCAGTAATGTAACAAAGCTACTCAACGAGCTTCCCCCACATCAAAGAGATGATGCAGTGAACTCCCTAGCCTATGAAGCCGAAGCACGAATGAAGGATCCAGTTTATGGCTGTGTGGGGGCTATCTCAGTGTTGCAAAATCAGGTTCAAAGGCTCCAGAAGGAATTAGATGCTGCTAATGCTGATCTGATTCGCTATGCCTGCAGCGAAATTCCGGCACCATTGCCGGCACATAGGTCTGCAGATTTTGGTAGAAGGGTTGGTGATGGAGGAGAAGGTTCTTTTTACCAGGCTTCTTCTGGTTTTCCTCTTCCATACCCTCCTCCTACATGGCCTGATAATCCTTCTGGAGATGATTCATGa
- the LOC122061462 gene encoding protein LATERAL ORGAN BOUNDARIES-like isoform X2 — protein sequence MPGCIFAPYFPPEEPQKFANVHKIFGASNVTKLLNELPPHQRDDAVNSLAYEAEARMKDPVYGCVGAISVLQNQVQRLQKELDAANADLIRYACSEIPAPLPAHRSADFGRRVGDGGEGSFYQASSGFPLPYPPPTWPDNPSGDDS from the coding sequence ATGCCCGGTTGCATCTTTGCACCCTATTTCCCTCCCGAAGAGCCACAGAAATTCGCGAATGTCCACAAGATCTTTGGTGCCAGTAATGTAACAAAGCTACTCAACGAGCTTCCCCCACATCAAAGAGATGATGCAGTGAACTCCCTAGCCTATGAAGCCGAAGCACGAATGAAGGATCCAGTTTATGGCTGTGTGGGGGCTATCTCAGTGTTGCAAAATCAGGTTCAAAGGCTCCAGAAGGAATTAGATGCTGCTAATGCTGATCTGATTCGCTATGCCTGCAGCGAAATTCCGGCACCATTGCCGGCACATAGGTCTGCAGATTTTGGTAGAAGGGTTGGTGATGGAGGAGAAGGTTCTTTTTACCAGGCTTCTTCTGGTTTTCCTCTTCCATACCCTCCTCCTACATGGCCTGATAATCCTTCTGGAGATGATTCATGa
- the LOC122060413 gene encoding oleosin H2-like, with product MADNPQQVQLRQQPQQLTESMKDMYQEKGPTTSQVVAVVTLFPIGGILLTLAGFILTITIVGLALTTPLFVIFSPVLVPAAIVIGLAVMGFLTSGAFGITALSSLSWIINYLRGPSEKMPEHLDYTKRRLQETAGQVGQRTKDVGQGNRGQEGGRT from the coding sequence ATGGCTGATAACCCCCAACAGGTTCAGTTGCGCCAACAGCCACAGCAACTCACAGAGAGCATGAAGGACATGTATCAGGAGAAAGGCCCTACAACCTCCCAAGTAGTGGCTGTGGTCACCCTCTTTCCCATAGGTGGTATCCTTCTCACCCTTGCTGGTTTCATCTTGACCATCACCATCGTCGGATTGGCGTTGACGACGCCGCTCTTCGTGATCTTCAGCCCAGTTTTGGTGCCAGCAGCCATAGTTATTGGGTTAGCTGTGATGGGTTTTCTTACTTCGGGTGCTTTTGGGATCACAGCACTGTCATCACTGTCATGGATCATCAACTACTTGCGTGGACCTAGTGAAAAGATGCCTGAGCATCTGGATTACACGAAGCGGCGCTTGCAGGAAACGGCAGGCCAAGTGGGCCAGAGGACTAAGGACGTGGGTCAAGGAAATAGGGGCCAGGAAGGAGGGAGGACGTAA